The following proteins come from a genomic window of Ictalurus furcatus strain D&B chromosome 14, Billie_1.0, whole genome shotgun sequence:
- the faap24 gene encoding Fanconi anemia core complex-associated protein 24 isoform X2 yields the protein MLTDKYGSAYVTAMDPKPSAAVVLSAVPPYGHVLINAKWRGSTLVQHFKGNVKTVFEEELGVVDLHLSNKSCVLYVSESDLVAGNDYKRKIVRFRNANSNFHGIVLVEKTRLTEQYFSGLQKFVVLELGLTLLHVPGPGEAAQLIAQMVHGESKENPFRRRSTARLLDPVVLNLVQQIPGVGKVKAMALLQHFSSIHKISNVSVEELETVVGQATAQHIWAFFHDILP from the exons AAATATGGCAGTGCTTATGTAACTGCGATGGATCCAAAGCCCTCAGCAGCAGTGGTGCTTAGTGCTGTACCTCCATACGGACATGTCCTCATCAACGCCAAGTGGAGGGGCTCCACACTAGTGCAGCATTTTAAAG GGAATGTGAAGACTGTCTTTGAGGAGGAGCTTGGTGTTGTGGACCTTCACCTCAGTAACAAAAGTTGTGTCCTGTATGTGTCAGAAAGTGACTTGGTGGCAGGGAATGACTACAAAAGGAAAATCGTTCGATTCAGAAAT GCCAATAGTAACTTCCATGGGATTGTTTTGGTGGAGAAGACTCGTCTCACTGAGCAATACTTCAGTGGACTGCAGAAGTTTGTGGTTTTGGAGCTGGGCCTGACCCTGCTGCATGTCCCAGGTCCTGGTGAAGCAGCTCAGCTGATTGCACAGATG GTGCATGGCGAGAGCAAGGAGAACCCATTCCGCAGGAGAAGCACAGCCAGACTGCTGGACCCAGTGGTGCTGAACCTGGTACAGCAGATCCCTGGGGTTGGCAAGGTGAAGGCCATGGCCCTACTCCAGCACTTCTCTAGCATCCATAAGATCAGTAACGTCTCAGTTGAAGAGCTGGAGACTGTTGTTGGGCAGGCCACTGCTCAGCACATCTGGGCTTTTTTCCATGATATACTTCCATGA
- the faap24 gene encoding Fanconi anemia core complex-associated protein 24 isoform X1, with amino-acid sequence MLTDKYGSAYVTAMDPKPSAAVVLSAVPPYGHVLINAKWRGSTLVQHFKGNVKTVFEEELGVVDLHLSNKSCVLYVSESDLVAGNDYKRKIVRFRNVIMLQANSNFHGIVLVEKTRLTEQYFSGLQKFVVLELGLTLLHVPGPGEAAQLIAQMVHGESKENPFRRRSTARLLDPVVLNLVQQIPGVGKVKAMALLQHFSSIHKISNVSVEELETVVGQATAQHIWAFFHDILP; translated from the exons AAATATGGCAGTGCTTATGTAACTGCGATGGATCCAAAGCCCTCAGCAGCAGTGGTGCTTAGTGCTGTACCTCCATACGGACATGTCCTCATCAACGCCAAGTGGAGGGGCTCCACACTAGTGCAGCATTTTAAAG GGAATGTGAAGACTGTCTTTGAGGAGGAGCTTGGTGTTGTGGACCTTCACCTCAGTAACAAAAGTTGTGTCCTGTATGTGTCAGAAAGTGACTTGGTGGCAGGGAATGACTACAAAAGGAAAATCGTTCGATTCAGAAAT GTAATTATGTTGCAGGCCAATAGTAACTTCCATGGGATTGTTTTGGTGGAGAAGACTCGTCTCACTGAGCAATACTTCAGTGGACTGCAGAAGTTTGTGGTTTTGGAGCTGGGCCTGACCCTGCTGCATGTCCCAGGTCCTGGTGAAGCAGCTCAGCTGATTGCACAGATG GTGCATGGCGAGAGCAAGGAGAACCCATTCCGCAGGAGAAGCACAGCCAGACTGCTGGACCCAGTGGTGCTGAACCTGGTACAGCAGATCCCTGGGGTTGGCAAGGTGAAGGCCATGGCCCTACTCCAGCACTTCTCTAGCATCCATAAGATCAGTAACGTCTCAGTTGAAGAGCTGGAGACTGTTGTTGGGCAGGCCACTGCTCAGCACATCTGGGCTTTTTTCCATGATATACTTCCATGA
- the faap24 gene encoding Fanconi anemia core complex-associated protein 24 isoform X3: MDPKPSAAVVLSAVPPYGHVLINAKWRGSTLVQHFKGNVKTVFEEELGVVDLHLSNKSCVLYVSESDLVAGNDYKRKIVRFRNVIMLQANSNFHGIVLVEKTRLTEQYFSGLQKFVVLELGLTLLHVPGPGEAAQLIAQMVHGESKENPFRRRSTARLLDPVVLNLVQQIPGVGKVKAMALLQHFSSIHKISNVSVEELETVVGQATAQHIWAFFHDILP, from the exons ATGGATCCAAAGCCCTCAGCAGCAGTGGTGCTTAGTGCTGTACCTCCATACGGACATGTCCTCATCAACGCCAAGTGGAGGGGCTCCACACTAGTGCAGCATTTTAAAG GGAATGTGAAGACTGTCTTTGAGGAGGAGCTTGGTGTTGTGGACCTTCACCTCAGTAACAAAAGTTGTGTCCTGTATGTGTCAGAAAGTGACTTGGTGGCAGGGAATGACTACAAAAGGAAAATCGTTCGATTCAGAAAT GTAATTATGTTGCAGGCCAATAGTAACTTCCATGGGATTGTTTTGGTGGAGAAGACTCGTCTCACTGAGCAATACTTCAGTGGACTGCAGAAGTTTGTGGTTTTGGAGCTGGGCCTGACCCTGCTGCATGTCCCAGGTCCTGGTGAAGCAGCTCAGCTGATTGCACAGATG GTGCATGGCGAGAGCAAGGAGAACCCATTCCGCAGGAGAAGCACAGCCAGACTGCTGGACCCAGTGGTGCTGAACCTGGTACAGCAGATCCCTGGGGTTGGCAAGGTGAAGGCCATGGCCCTACTCCAGCACTTCTCTAGCATCCATAAGATCAGTAACGTCTCAGTTGAAGAGCTGGAGACTGTTGTTGGGCAGGCCACTGCTCAGCACATCTGGGCTTTTTTCCATGATATACTTCCATGA